From Mus musculus strain C57BL/6J chromosome 17, GRCm38.p6 C57BL/6J, the proteins below share one genomic window:
- the Bag6 gene encoding large proline-rich protein BAG6 isoform X12 produces MCVCMCLVACWLSRVAGIPRRGGGGRRGRSASPSSLPELSAMEPSDSASTAMEEPDSLEVLVKTLDSQTRTFIVGAQMNVKEFKEHIAASVSIPSEKQRLIYQGRVLQDDKKLQEYNVGGKVIHLVERAPPQTQLPSGASSGTGSASATHGGAPLPGTRGPGASVHDRNANSYVMVGTFNLPSDGSAVDVHINMEQAPIQSEPRVRLVMAQHMIRDIQTLLSRMECRGGTQAQASQPPPQTPQTVASETVALNSQTSEPVESEAPPREPMESEEMEERPPTQTPELAPSGPAPAGPAPAGPAPAPETNAPNHPSPAEHVEVLQELQRLQRRLQPFLQRYCEVLGAAATTDYNNNHEGREEDQRLINLVGESLRLLGNTFVALSDLRCNLACAPPRHLHVVRPMSHYTTPMVLQQAAIPIQINVGTTVTMTGNGARPPPAPGAEAATPGSAQATSLPPSSTTVDSSTEGAPPPGPAPPPASSHPRVIRISHQSVEPVVMMHMNIQDSGAQPGGVPSAPTGPLGPPGHGQTLGSTLIQLPSLPPEFMHAVAHQITHQAMVAAVASAAAGQQVPGFPTAPTRVVIARPTPPQARPSHPGGPPVSGALQGAGLGTNTSLAQMVSGLVGQLLMQPVLVAQGTPGMAQAQAQAQAQAQAQAQAPAPAPAPAPAPATASASAGTTNTATTAGPAPGGPAQPPPPQPSAADLQFSQLLGNLLGPAGPGAGGPGMASPTITVAMPGVPAFLQGMTDFLQASQTAPPPPPPPPPPPPAPEQQSTPPPGSPSGGTASPGGLGPESLPPEFFTSVVQGVLSSLLGSLGARAGSSESIAAFIQRLSGSSNIFEPGADGALGFFGALLSLLCQNFSMVDVVMLLHGHFQPLQRLQPQLRSFFHQHYLGGQEPTPSNIRMATHTLITGLEEYVRESFSLVQVQPGVDIIRTNLEFLQEQFNSIAAHVLHCTDSGFGARLLELCNQGLFECLALNLHCLGGQQMELAAVINGRIRRMSRGVNPSLVSWLTTMMGLRLQVVLEHMPVGPDAILRYVRRVGDPPQTLPEEPMEVQGAERTSPEPQRENASPAPGTTAEEAMSRGPPPAPEGGSRDEQDGASADAEPWAAAVPPQDIQSQRKVKPQPPLSDAYLSGMPAKRRKLRSDIQKRLQEDPNYSPQRFPNAHRAFADDP; encoded by the exons atgtgtgtttgtatgtgtttggtcGCGTGTTGGTTAAGTCGTGTTGCTGGAATACCGAGGAGAGGCGGAGGCGGAAGGCGGGGGCGGTCAGCGAGCCCGTCCAGCCTCCC AGAGCTGTCGGCCATGGAGCCGAGTGATAGTGCCAGTACCGCTATGGAGGAGCCTGACAGCCTGGAGGTACTGGTGAAGACCCTGGACTCTCAGACTCGGACTTTTATTGTGGGGGCCCAG ATGAATGTAaaggagtttaaggaacacataGCTGCCTCTGTCAGCATCCCTTCCGAGAAACAGCGGCTCATCTACCAGGGCCGGGTCCTACAAGACGACAAGAAGCTCCAGGAGTACA ACGTTGGGGGAAAGGTTATTCACCTGGTGGAACGGGCTCCTCCTCAGACTCAGCTTCCttctggagcatcttctgggacaggctctgCCTCAGCAACTCATGGTGGGGCACCCCTGCCTGGCACTCGGGGCCCTGGGGCTTCTGTTCATGACCGGAATGCCAACAGCTATGTCATGGTTGGAACCTTCAATCTTCCT AGTGACGGCTCTGCTGTGGATGTTCACATCAACATGGAACAGGCCCCAATTCAG AGTGAGCCCCGGGTCCGGCTGGTGATGGCTCAGCACATGATTAGGGATATACAGACCTTACTGTCCCGGATGGAG TGTCGAGGGGGAACCCAAGCTCAGGCCAGTCAGCCACCCCCGCAGACACCGCAGACTGTGGCCTCAGAGacggtagccttgaactcacaaacatcAGAACCAGTCGAAAGTGAAGCTCCTCCTCGAGAGCCCATGGAGTCAGAAGAAATGGAGGAACGTCCCCCAACCCAGACTCCAGAGCTTGCGCCCTCAGGCCCAGCTCCCGCAGGCCCAGCTCCCGCAGGCCCAGCTCCCGCGCCAGAGACAAATGCACCCAA CCACCCTTCCCCCGCAGAGCACGTGGAGGTGCTCCAGGAGCTTCAGCGCTTGCAGCGCCGTCTTCAGCCTTTCCTACAGCGCTACTGCGAGGTCCTGGGCGCTGCTGCCACCACAGACTACAACAACAAC CATGAGGGCCGTGAGGAGGACCAGAGGTTGATCAACTTGGTTGGGGAGAGCCTGCGGCTACTGGGCAACACTTTCGTGGCATTGTCTGATCTGCGCTGCAATCTAGCCTGTGCACCCCCACGGCACCTGCACGTGGTTCGGCCTATGTCTCACTACACGACTCCCATGGTGCTCCAGCAGGCAGCCATTCCCATTCAG ATCAATGTGGGGACTACTGTGACCATGACAGGCAATGGGGCTCGGCCTCCACCAGCTCCTGGTGCGGAGGCAGCAACCCCAGGTTCTGCCCAGGCCacatccctgcctccctcttccaCCACTGTTGATTCATCAACTGAAGGAGCTCCCCCACCAGGGCCAGCACCGCCACCAGCCTCCAGCCACCCACGGGTCATCCGGATTTCCCACCAGAGTGTGGAGCCCGTGGTCATGATGCACATGAACATTCAAG ATTCTGGAGCACAGCCTGGTGGTGTGCCAAGTGCTCCCACTGGTCCACTGGGACCTCCTGGTCATGGACAGACCCTGG GCTCCACCCTCATCCAGctgccctccctgccccctgaGTTCATGCACGCCGTCGCCCACCAGATCACTCATCAGGCCATGGTGGCAGCTGTTGCCTCCGCGGCCGCAG GACAGCAGGTGCCCGGCTTCCCAACAGCACCAACTCGGGTGGTGATTGCCCGGCCAACTCCTCCACAGGCTCGGCCTTCCCATCCTGGgggacctccagtctctggaGCTCTG CAGGGCGCTGGGCTGGGTACAAACACTTCATTGGCCCAGATGGTGAGCGGCCTTGTGGGGCAACTTCTTATGCAGCCTGTTCTTGTGG CTCAGGGGACTCCAGGAATGGCTCAGgctcaggcccaggcccaggctcaggcccaggcccaggcccaggctccagctccggctccggctccagctccagctcctgccACTGCTTCAGCTAGTGCTGGTACTACCAACACAGCTACCACAGCTGGCCCTGCTCCTGGGGGTCCTGCccagcctccacctcctcagCCCTCTGCAGCTGATCTTCAGTTCTCTCAGCTCCTGGGAAATCTGCTGGGGCCTGCAGGGCCAGGGGCTGGGGGGCCAGGCATGGCTTCTCCCACCATCACTGTGGCAATGCCTGGTGTCCCTGCTTTTCTCCAGGGCATGACTGATTTTTTGCAG GCATCACAGACTGcccctccaccccctccacctcctccacccccaccccctgccccagagCAGCAGAGCACACCCCCACCAGGGTCTCCTTCTGGTGGAACAGCAAGCCCTGGAGGCTTAGGTCCTGAGAGCCTGCCACCAGAGTTTTTCACCTCAGTGGTGCAGGGCGTGTTGAGCTCCCTCCTGGGCTCCTTGGGGGCTCGAGCTGGCAGCAGTGAGAGTATCGCTGCCTTCATCCAACGCCTCAGTGGATCCAGCAACATCTTTGAGCCTGGGGCTGATGGCGCCCTTG GATTCTTCGGAGCTCTGCTCTCTCTCCTGTGCCAGAATTTCTCCATGGTGGATGTGGTGATGCTTCTCCATGGCCATTTCCAGCCACTGCAGCGGCTCCAGCCACAGCTGCGATCTTTCTTCCACCAGCACTACCTGGGTGGCCAGGAGCCCACGCCTAGCAACATCCGG ATGGCGACCCACACACTGATCACTGGGCTGGAAGAGTATGTAAGGGAGAGTTTT TCTTTGGTACAGGTTCAGCCAGGTGTGGATATCATCCGGACAAATTTAGAATTTCTCCAAGAGCAGTTTAACAGCATTGCTGCTCATGTGCTGCACTGTACAG ACAGTGGATTTGGAGCCCGGTTGCTGGAGCTGTGTAACCAGGgcctgtttgaatgcttggccctgaACCTCCACTGCTTGGGGGGACAGCAAATGGAGCTTGCTGCTGTCATCAATGGTCGAATT CGCCGCATGTCTCGCGGGGTGAATCCATCCTTGGTGAGCTGGCTGACAACCATGATGGGACTGAGGCTTCAGGTGGTCTTGGAGCACATGCCTGTGGGTCCCGACGCCATCCTCAGATATGTTCGTAGGGTTGGTGATCCTCCTCAG ACACTTCCTGAAGAGCCGATGGAAGTTCAGGGAGCAGAAAGAACTTCCCCTGAACCTCAG AGAGAGAATGCTTCCCCAGCCCCTGGAACAACAGCAGAAGAAGCCATGTCCCGAGGCCCGCCCCCTGCTCCTGAAGGAGGTTCCCGAGATGAACAGGATGGAGCTTCAGCTGATGCAGAACCCTGGGCAGCTGCAGTCCCCCCT CAGGACATTCAGAGCCAGCGGAAGGTGAAACCTCAGCCGCCCCTGAGTGATGCCTACCTCAGTGGCATGCCTGCCAAGAGACGAAAG CTCCGGTCTGATATCCAAAAACGACTGCAGGAAGATCCCAACTACAGCCCCCAGCGCTTCCCTAATGCCCATCGGGCATTTGCTGATGACCCCTAG
- the Bag6 gene encoding large proline-rich protein BAG6 isoform X23, whose product MCVCMCLVACWLSRVAGIPRRGGGGRRGRSASPSSLPELSAMEPSDSASTAMEEPDSLEVLVKTLDSQTRTFIVGAQMNVKEFKEHIAASVSIPSEKQRLIYQGRVLQDDKKLQEYNVGGKVIHLVERAPPQTQLPSGASSGTGSASATHGGAPLPGTRGPGASVHDRNANSYVMVGTFNLPSDGSAVDVHINMEQAPIQSEPRVRLVMAQHMIRDIQTLLSRMECRGGTQAQASQPPPQTPQTVASETVALNSQTSEPVESEAPPREPMESEEMEERPPTQTPELAPSGPAPAGPAPAGPAPAPETNAPNHPSPAEHVEVLQELQRLQRRLQPFLQRYCEVLGAAATTDYNNNHEGREEDQRLINLVGESLRLLGNTFVALSDLRCNLACAPPRHLHVVRPMSHYTTPMVLQQAAIPIQINVGTTVTMTGNGARPPPAPGAEAATPGSAQATSLPPSSTTVDSSTEGAPPPGPAPPPASSHPRVIRISHQSVEPVVMMHMNIQDSGAQPGGVPSAPTGPLGPPGHGQTLGQQVPGFPTAPTRVVIARPTPPQARPSHPGGPPVSGALQGAGLGTNTSLAQMVSGLVGQLLMQPVLVAQGTPGMAQAQAQAQAQAQAQAQAPAPAPAPAPAPATASASAGTTNTATTAGPAPGGPAQPPPPQPSAADLQFSQLLGNLLGPAGPGAGGPGMASPTITVAMPGVPAFLQGMTDFLQASQTAPPPPPPPPPPPPAPEQQSTPPPGSPSGGTASPGGLGPESLPPEFFTSVVQGVLSSLLGSLGARAGSSESIAAFIQRLSGSSNIFEPGADGALGFFGALLSLLCQNFSMVDVVMLLHGHFQPLQRLQPQLRSFFHQHYLGGQEPTPSNIRMATHTLITGLEEYVRESFSLVQVQPGVDIIRTNLEFLQEQFNSIAAHVLHCTDSGFGARLLELCNQGLFECLALNLHCLGGQQMELAAVINGRIRRMSRGVNPSLVSWLTTMMGLRLQVVLEHMPVGPDAILRYVRRVGDPPQTLPEEPMEVQGAERTSPEPQRENASPAPGTTAEEAMSRGPPPAPEGGSRDEQDGASADAEPWAAAVPPQDIQSQRKVKPQPPLSDAYLSGMPAKRRKLRSDIQKRLQEDPNYSPQRFPNAHRAFADDP is encoded by the exons atgtgtgtttgtatgtgtttggtcGCGTGTTGGTTAAGTCGTGTTGCTGGAATACCGAGGAGAGGCGGAGGCGGAAGGCGGGGGCGGTCAGCGAGCCCGTCCAGCCTCCC AGAGCTGTCGGCCATGGAGCCGAGTGATAGTGCCAGTACCGCTATGGAGGAGCCTGACAGCCTGGAGGTACTGGTGAAGACCCTGGACTCTCAGACTCGGACTTTTATTGTGGGGGCCCAG ATGAATGTAaaggagtttaaggaacacataGCTGCCTCTGTCAGCATCCCTTCCGAGAAACAGCGGCTCATCTACCAGGGCCGGGTCCTACAAGACGACAAGAAGCTCCAGGAGTACA ACGTTGGGGGAAAGGTTATTCACCTGGTGGAACGGGCTCCTCCTCAGACTCAGCTTCCttctggagcatcttctgggacaggctctgCCTCAGCAACTCATGGTGGGGCACCCCTGCCTGGCACTCGGGGCCCTGGGGCTTCTGTTCATGACCGGAATGCCAACAGCTATGTCATGGTTGGAACCTTCAATCTTCCT AGTGACGGCTCTGCTGTGGATGTTCACATCAACATGGAACAGGCCCCAATTCAG AGTGAGCCCCGGGTCCGGCTGGTGATGGCTCAGCACATGATTAGGGATATACAGACCTTACTGTCCCGGATGGAG TGTCGAGGGGGAACCCAAGCTCAGGCCAGTCAGCCACCCCCGCAGACACCGCAGACTGTGGCCTCAGAGacggtagccttgaactcacaaacatcAGAACCAGTCGAAAGTGAAGCTCCTCCTCGAGAGCCCATGGAGTCAGAAGAAATGGAGGAACGTCCCCCAACCCAGACTCCAGAGCTTGCGCCCTCAGGCCCAGCTCCCGCAGGCCCAGCTCCCGCAGGCCCAGCTCCCGCGCCAGAGACAAATGCACCCAA CCACCCTTCCCCCGCAGAGCACGTGGAGGTGCTCCAGGAGCTTCAGCGCTTGCAGCGCCGTCTTCAGCCTTTCCTACAGCGCTACTGCGAGGTCCTGGGCGCTGCTGCCACCACAGACTACAACAACAAC CATGAGGGCCGTGAGGAGGACCAGAGGTTGATCAACTTGGTTGGGGAGAGCCTGCGGCTACTGGGCAACACTTTCGTGGCATTGTCTGATCTGCGCTGCAATCTAGCCTGTGCACCCCCACGGCACCTGCACGTGGTTCGGCCTATGTCTCACTACACGACTCCCATGGTGCTCCAGCAGGCAGCCATTCCCATTCAG ATCAATGTGGGGACTACTGTGACCATGACAGGCAATGGGGCTCGGCCTCCACCAGCTCCTGGTGCGGAGGCAGCAACCCCAGGTTCTGCCCAGGCCacatccctgcctccctcttccaCCACTGTTGATTCATCAACTGAAGGAGCTCCCCCACCAGGGCCAGCACCGCCACCAGCCTCCAGCCACCCACGGGTCATCCGGATTTCCCACCAGAGTGTGGAGCCCGTGGTCATGATGCACATGAACATTCAAG ATTCTGGAGCACAGCCTGGTGGTGTGCCAAGTGCTCCCACTGGTCCACTGGGACCTCCTGGTCATGGACAGACCCTGG GACAGCAGGTGCCCGGCTTCCCAACAGCACCAACTCGGGTGGTGATTGCCCGGCCAACTCCTCCACAGGCTCGGCCTTCCCATCCTGGgggacctccagtctctggaGCTCTG CAGGGCGCTGGGCTGGGTACAAACACTTCATTGGCCCAGATGGTGAGCGGCCTTGTGGGGCAACTTCTTATGCAGCCTGTTCTTGTGG CTCAGGGGACTCCAGGAATGGCTCAGgctcaggcccaggcccaggctcaggcccaggcccaggcccaggctccagctccggctccggctccagctccagctcctgccACTGCTTCAGCTAGTGCTGGTACTACCAACACAGCTACCACAGCTGGCCCTGCTCCTGGGGGTCCTGCccagcctccacctcctcagCCCTCTGCAGCTGATCTTCAGTTCTCTCAGCTCCTGGGAAATCTGCTGGGGCCTGCAGGGCCAGGGGCTGGGGGGCCAGGCATGGCTTCTCCCACCATCACTGTGGCAATGCCTGGTGTCCCTGCTTTTCTCCAGGGCATGACTGATTTTTTGCAG GCATCACAGACTGcccctccaccccctccacctcctccacccccaccccctgccccagagCAGCAGAGCACACCCCCACCAGGGTCTCCTTCTGGTGGAACAGCAAGCCCTGGAGGCTTAGGTCCTGAGAGCCTGCCACCAGAGTTTTTCACCTCAGTGGTGCAGGGCGTGTTGAGCTCCCTCCTGGGCTCCTTGGGGGCTCGAGCTGGCAGCAGTGAGAGTATCGCTGCCTTCATCCAACGCCTCAGTGGATCCAGCAACATCTTTGAGCCTGGGGCTGATGGCGCCCTTG GATTCTTCGGAGCTCTGCTCTCTCTCCTGTGCCAGAATTTCTCCATGGTGGATGTGGTGATGCTTCTCCATGGCCATTTCCAGCCACTGCAGCGGCTCCAGCCACAGCTGCGATCTTTCTTCCACCAGCACTACCTGGGTGGCCAGGAGCCCACGCCTAGCAACATCCGG ATGGCGACCCACACACTGATCACTGGGCTGGAAGAGTATGTAAGGGAGAGTTTT TCTTTGGTACAGGTTCAGCCAGGTGTGGATATCATCCGGACAAATTTAGAATTTCTCCAAGAGCAGTTTAACAGCATTGCTGCTCATGTGCTGCACTGTACAG ACAGTGGATTTGGAGCCCGGTTGCTGGAGCTGTGTAACCAGGgcctgtttgaatgcttggccctgaACCTCCACTGCTTGGGGGGACAGCAAATGGAGCTTGCTGCTGTCATCAATGGTCGAATT CGCCGCATGTCTCGCGGGGTGAATCCATCCTTGGTGAGCTGGCTGACAACCATGATGGGACTGAGGCTTCAGGTGGTCTTGGAGCACATGCCTGTGGGTCCCGACGCCATCCTCAGATATGTTCGTAGGGTTGGTGATCCTCCTCAG ACACTTCCTGAAGAGCCGATGGAAGTTCAGGGAGCAGAAAGAACTTCCCCTGAACCTCAG AGAGAGAATGCTTCCCCAGCCCCTGGAACAACAGCAGAAGAAGCCATGTCCCGAGGCCCGCCCCCTGCTCCTGAAGGAGGTTCCCGAGATGAACAGGATGGAGCTTCAGCTGATGCAGAACCCTGGGCAGCTGCAGTCCCCCCT CAGGACATTCAGAGCCAGCGGAAGGTGAAACCTCAGCCGCCCCTGAGTGATGCCTACCTCAGTGGCATGCCTGCCAAGAGACGAAAG CTCCGGTCTGATATCCAAAAACGACTGCAGGAAGATCCCAACTACAGCCCCCAGCGCTTCCCTAATGCCCATCGGGCATTTGCTGATGACCCCTAG
- the Bag6 gene encoding large proline-rich protein BAG6 isoform X9 yields the protein MCVCMCLVACWLSRVAGIPRRGGGGRRGRSASPSSLPELSAMEPSDSASTAMEEPDSLEVLVKTLDSQTRTFIVGAQMNVKEFKEHIAASVSIPSEKQRLIYQGRVLQDDKKLQEYNVGGKVIHLVERAPPQTQLPSGASSGTGSASATHGGAPLPGTRGPGASVHDRNANSYVMVGTFNLPSDGSAVDVHINMEQAPIQSEPRVRLVMAQHMIRDIQTLLSRMECRGGTQAQASQPPPQTPQTVASETVALNSQTSEPVESEAPPREPMESEEMEERPPTQTPELAPSGPAPAGPAPAGPAPAPETNAPNHPSPAEHVEVLQELQRLQRRLQPFLQRYCEVLGAAATTDYNNNHEGREEDQRLINLVGESLRLLGNTFVALSDLRCNLACAPPRHLHVVRPMSHYTTPMVLQQAAIPIQINVGTTVTMTGNGARPPPAPGAEAATPGSAQATSLPPSSTTVDSSTEGAPPPGPAPPPASSHPRVIRISHQSVEPVVMMHMNIQDSGAQPGGVPSAPTGPLGPPGHGQTLGSTLIQLPSLPPEFMHAVAHQITHQAMVAAVASAAAGQQVPGFPTAPTRVVIARPTPPQARPSHPGGPPVSGALQGAGLGTNTSLAQMVSGLVGQLLMQPVLVAQGTPGMAQAQAQAQAQAQAQAQAPAPAPAPAPAPATASASAGTTNTATTAGPAPGGPAQPPPPQPSAADLQFSQLLGNLLGPAGPGAGGPGMASPTITVAMPGVPAFLQGMTDFLQASQTAPPPPPPPPPPPPAPEQQSTPPPGSPSGGTASPGGLGPESLPPEFFTSVVQGVLSSLLGSLGARAGSSESIAAFIQRLSGSSNIFEPGADGALGFFGALLSLLCQNFSMVDVVMLLHGHFQPLQRLQPQLRSFFHQHYLGGQEPTPSNIRMATHTLITGLEEYVRESFSLVQVQPGVDIIRTNLEFLQEQFNSIAAHVLHCTDSGFGARLLELCNQGLFECLALNLHCLGGQQMELAAVINGRIRRMSRGVNPSLVSWLTTMMGLRLQVVLEHMPVGPDAILRYVRRVGDPPQTLPEEPMEVQGAERTSPEPQRENASPAPGTTAEEAMSRGPPPAPEGGSRDEQDGASADAEPWAAAVPPEWVPIIQQDIQSQRKVKPQPPLSDAYLSGMPAKRRKLRSDIQKRLQEDPNYSPQRFPNAHRAFADDP from the exons atgtgtgtttgtatgtgtttggtcGCGTGTTGGTTAAGTCGTGTTGCTGGAATACCGAGGAGAGGCGGAGGCGGAAGGCGGGGGCGGTCAGCGAGCCCGTCCAGCCTCCC AGAGCTGTCGGCCATGGAGCCGAGTGATAGTGCCAGTACCGCTATGGAGGAGCCTGACAGCCTGGAGGTACTGGTGAAGACCCTGGACTCTCAGACTCGGACTTTTATTGTGGGGGCCCAG ATGAATGTAaaggagtttaaggaacacataGCTGCCTCTGTCAGCATCCCTTCCGAGAAACAGCGGCTCATCTACCAGGGCCGGGTCCTACAAGACGACAAGAAGCTCCAGGAGTACA ACGTTGGGGGAAAGGTTATTCACCTGGTGGAACGGGCTCCTCCTCAGACTCAGCTTCCttctggagcatcttctgggacaggctctgCCTCAGCAACTCATGGTGGGGCACCCCTGCCTGGCACTCGGGGCCCTGGGGCTTCTGTTCATGACCGGAATGCCAACAGCTATGTCATGGTTGGAACCTTCAATCTTCCT AGTGACGGCTCTGCTGTGGATGTTCACATCAACATGGAACAGGCCCCAATTCAG AGTGAGCCCCGGGTCCGGCTGGTGATGGCTCAGCACATGATTAGGGATATACAGACCTTACTGTCCCGGATGGAG TGTCGAGGGGGAACCCAAGCTCAGGCCAGTCAGCCACCCCCGCAGACACCGCAGACTGTGGCCTCAGAGacggtagccttgaactcacaaacatcAGAACCAGTCGAAAGTGAAGCTCCTCCTCGAGAGCCCATGGAGTCAGAAGAAATGGAGGAACGTCCCCCAACCCAGACTCCAGAGCTTGCGCCCTCAGGCCCAGCTCCCGCAGGCCCAGCTCCCGCAGGCCCAGCTCCCGCGCCAGAGACAAATGCACCCAA CCACCCTTCCCCCGCAGAGCACGTGGAGGTGCTCCAGGAGCTTCAGCGCTTGCAGCGCCGTCTTCAGCCTTTCCTACAGCGCTACTGCGAGGTCCTGGGCGCTGCTGCCACCACAGACTACAACAACAAC CATGAGGGCCGTGAGGAGGACCAGAGGTTGATCAACTTGGTTGGGGAGAGCCTGCGGCTACTGGGCAACACTTTCGTGGCATTGTCTGATCTGCGCTGCAATCTAGCCTGTGCACCCCCACGGCACCTGCACGTGGTTCGGCCTATGTCTCACTACACGACTCCCATGGTGCTCCAGCAGGCAGCCATTCCCATTCAG ATCAATGTGGGGACTACTGTGACCATGACAGGCAATGGGGCTCGGCCTCCACCAGCTCCTGGTGCGGAGGCAGCAACCCCAGGTTCTGCCCAGGCCacatccctgcctccctcttccaCCACTGTTGATTCATCAACTGAAGGAGCTCCCCCACCAGGGCCAGCACCGCCACCAGCCTCCAGCCACCCACGGGTCATCCGGATTTCCCACCAGAGTGTGGAGCCCGTGGTCATGATGCACATGAACATTCAAG ATTCTGGAGCACAGCCTGGTGGTGTGCCAAGTGCTCCCACTGGTCCACTGGGACCTCCTGGTCATGGACAGACCCTGG GCTCCACCCTCATCCAGctgccctccctgccccctgaGTTCATGCACGCCGTCGCCCACCAGATCACTCATCAGGCCATGGTGGCAGCTGTTGCCTCCGCGGCCGCAG GACAGCAGGTGCCCGGCTTCCCAACAGCACCAACTCGGGTGGTGATTGCCCGGCCAACTCCTCCACAGGCTCGGCCTTCCCATCCTGGgggacctccagtctctggaGCTCTG CAGGGCGCTGGGCTGGGTACAAACACTTCATTGGCCCAGATGGTGAGCGGCCTTGTGGGGCAACTTCTTATGCAGCCTGTTCTTGTGG CTCAGGGGACTCCAGGAATGGCTCAGgctcaggcccaggcccaggctcaggcccaggcccaggcccaggctccagctccggctccggctccagctccagctcctgccACTGCTTCAGCTAGTGCTGGTACTACCAACACAGCTACCACAGCTGGCCCTGCTCCTGGGGGTCCTGCccagcctccacctcctcagCCCTCTGCAGCTGATCTTCAGTTCTCTCAGCTCCTGGGAAATCTGCTGGGGCCTGCAGGGCCAGGGGCTGGGGGGCCAGGCATGGCTTCTCCCACCATCACTGTGGCAATGCCTGGTGTCCCTGCTTTTCTCCAGGGCATGACTGATTTTTTGCAG GCATCACAGACTGcccctccaccccctccacctcctccacccccaccccctgccccagagCAGCAGAGCACACCCCCACCAGGGTCTCCTTCTGGTGGAACAGCAAGCCCTGGAGGCTTAGGTCCTGAGAGCCTGCCACCAGAGTTTTTCACCTCAGTGGTGCAGGGCGTGTTGAGCTCCCTCCTGGGCTCCTTGGGGGCTCGAGCTGGCAGCAGTGAGAGTATCGCTGCCTTCATCCAACGCCTCAGTGGATCCAGCAACATCTTTGAGCCTGGGGCTGATGGCGCCCTTG GATTCTTCGGAGCTCTGCTCTCTCTCCTGTGCCAGAATTTCTCCATGGTGGATGTGGTGATGCTTCTCCATGGCCATTTCCAGCCACTGCAGCGGCTCCAGCCACAGCTGCGATCTTTCTTCCACCAGCACTACCTGGGTGGCCAGGAGCCCACGCCTAGCAACATCCGG ATGGCGACCCACACACTGATCACTGGGCTGGAAGAGTATGTAAGGGAGAGTTTT TCTTTGGTACAGGTTCAGCCAGGTGTGGATATCATCCGGACAAATTTAGAATTTCTCCAAGAGCAGTTTAACAGCATTGCTGCTCATGTGCTGCACTGTACAG ACAGTGGATTTGGAGCCCGGTTGCTGGAGCTGTGTAACCAGGgcctgtttgaatgcttggccctgaACCTCCACTGCTTGGGGGGACAGCAAATGGAGCTTGCTGCTGTCATCAATGGTCGAATT CGCCGCATGTCTCGCGGGGTGAATCCATCCTTGGTGAGCTGGCTGACAACCATGATGGGACTGAGGCTTCAGGTGGTCTTGGAGCACATGCCTGTGGGTCCCGACGCCATCCTCAGATATGTTCGTAGGGTTGGTGATCCTCCTCAG ACACTTCCTGAAGAGCCGATGGAAGTTCAGGGAGCAGAAAGAACTTCCCCTGAACCTCAG AGAGAGAATGCTTCCCCAGCCCCTGGAACAACAGCAGAAGAAGCCATGTCCCGAGGCCCGCCCCCTGCTCCTGAAGGAGGTTCCCGAGATGAACAGGATGGAGCTTCAGCTGATGCAGAACCCTGGGCAGCTGCAGTCCCCCCT gaaTGGGTCCCTATTATCCAGCAGGACATTCAGAGCCAGCGGAAGGTGAAACCTCAGCCGCCCCTGAGTGATGCCTACCTCAGTGGCATGCCTGCCAAGAGACGAAAG CTCCGGTCTGATATCCAAAAACGACTGCAGGAAGATCCCAACTACAGCCCCCAGCGCTTCCCTAATGCCCATCGGGCATTTGCTGATGACCCCTAG